A stretch of Equus caballus isolate H_3958 breed thoroughbred chromosome 11, TB-T2T, whole genome shotgun sequence DNA encodes these proteins:
- the KRT24 gene encoding keratin 24 — translation MSRSSRVSSSRAGGSSSVRVSVGGSSFSSGSRCGLGGGSARGFRGGASSYGLGEGSGFGGGFGSCSVGGGFGGSSGSVAGFGVDSGFGGGSGLGGASRGFYSYGGGMSGGFGNGGLFSGGEKQTMQNLNDRLASYLDKVRALEEANTDLENKIKEWYDRFGSGSGDAGSGRDYSKYYPIIEDLRNQIITATIENAGIVLQIDNARLAADDFRLKYENELYLRQTVEADVNGLRKVLDDLTMTRSDLETQIESLTEELAYLKKNHQEEMKSMQGTSGGDVTVEMNATPGTDLTKLLNDMRARYEELAEQNRREAEEQFNKQSASLQAQISTDAGATSSAKSEITELKRTLQALEIELQSQLAMKSSLEGTLADTEAGYMAQLSEIQLKISSLEEQICQTRGETECQNAEYEQLLDIKTRLEMEIETYRRLLDGEGGASGFGGGDFRNSGLRNTGSRDLISGDSRSGSSSSQGRDPSKTRVTKTIVEEVVDGKVVSSQVSNVSEVKIK, via the exons ATGTCTCGCTCATCTCGCgtctcctcctccagggctgGAGGCAGCAGCTCTGTCAGGGTGTCTGTTGGTGGCAGCAGCTTCAGCAGTGGAAGCAGATGTGGTCTTGGGGGAGGCTCTGCCCGGGGCTTCCGAGGAGGAGCCAGCAGCTACGGCTTGGGTGAGGGGTCTGGCTTTGGAGGGGGTTTTGGTAGCTGCTCAGTAGGGGGCGGGTTTGGAGGATCTTCAGGCTCTGTAGCTGGCTTTGGTGTGGATTCTGGGTTCGGTGGGGGTTCTGGACTCGGTGGTGCTAGCAGAGGCTTCTACAGCTATGGTGGCGGTATGAGTGGTGGTTTTGGCAATGGGGGGCTTTTCTCTGGGGGTGAAAAGCAAACCATGCAGAACCTCAATGACCGCCTGGCCAGTTACCTAGACAAGGTCAGAGCCCTGGAGGAGGCCAACACTGATCTAGAGAACAAAATCAAGGAGTGGTATGACAGATTTGGCTCTGGGTCTGGAGATGCTGGATCTGGAAGAGATTACAGCAAATACTACCCAATAATTGAAGATCTCAGGAATCAG ATCATTACTGCCACTATTGAAAATGCTGGGATCGTTTTGCAGATTGACAATGCCAGGCTGGCTGCTGATGACTTCAGACTGAA GTATGAGAACGAGCTGTATCTCCGGCAGACCGTGGAGGCCGACGTCAACGGCCTGCGGAAAGTCCTGGACGACCTGACCATGACTCGCTCCGACCTGGAGACGCAGATTGAGAGCCTCACCGAGGAGCTGGCCTACCTGAAGAAGAACCACCAGGAG GAGATGAAGAGTATGCAAGGAACCTCTGGAGGAGACGTGACGGTAGAAATGAATGCCACCCCAGGAACCGACCTCACCAAGTTGCTGAATGACATGAGGGCGAGGTATGAGGAACTGGCTGAGCAAAACCGCCGCGAAGCTGAGGAGCAGTTCAACAAGCAG aGTGCATCGCTGCAAGCACAGATCTCTACTGATGCCGGGGCAACCAGTTCTGCCAAGAGTGAGATAACAGAACTGAAACGCACTCTGCAAGCCCTGGAAATTGAGCTTCAGTCCCAGCTGGCCATG AAAAGCTCCCTGGAAGGAACTCTGGCCGACACAGAAGCTGGCTACATGGCTCAGCTGTCAGAAATCCAGCTGAAGATCAGCAGCCTGGAGGAGCAGATCTGCCAGACCCGGGGCGAGACTGAATGCCAGAACGCAGAATATGAACAACTGCTAGACATCAAGACCCGCCTGGAGATGGAGATCGAGACCTACCGCCGCCTGCTCGATGGAGAAGGAGG TGCTTCTGGTTTTGGAGGAGGTGATTTTAGGAACTCAGGACTGAGAAACACGGGATCCAGGGATTTGATATCTGGTGACTCAAGATCTGGGAGCTCGTCTAGCCAAGGACGAG ACCCAAGCAAGACTAGAGTGACTAAGACCATCGTGGAGGAGGTGGTGGATGGCAAAGTCGTCTCATCTCAAGTCAGCAATGTTTCTGaggtgaaaattaaataa